The Coffea eugenioides isolate CCC68of chromosome 8, Ceug_1.0, whole genome shotgun sequence genome has a segment encoding these proteins:
- the LOC113781555 gene encoding adenylyltransferase and sulfurtransferase MOCS3, translating into MESNGRPEASEILRQIESLRSSKDEIERQISDLEAQLQQLNCDENNCRKAEEDEVNSNGSSSCLILPSENGSFDSGHGLASDMIYRYSRQLLLPAFGVQGQANLLKSSVLVIGAGGLGSPALLYLAACGFGRIGIVDHDVVELNNLHRQIIHTEAYIGRPKVESAAAACRAINSTVEIVEHKEAFRATNALGIVRKYDIVVDATDNVPSRYLINDCCVVLGKPLVSGAALGLEGQLTVYNYNGGPCYRCLFPTPPPTAACQRCADSGVLGVVPGIIGCLQALEAIKIGSAVGDPFSGRMLLFDAISGRIRIVKIRGRSLQCEACGENAPLSEKQFQEFDYERFTQTPFSTAPLKLSLLPVDARISSKEYHERVVKGEPHVLVDVRPAHHYKIVSLPNSINIPFLSLEARLHEISSALMKKDESKNSADLNASLYVVCRRGNESQRAVQYLHKMGFSSAKDIIGGIQSWAHDVDPKFPTY; encoded by the exons ATGGAATCTAATGGAAGACCAGAAGCTTCTGAAATTCTACGTCAAATCGAGTCTCTGCGATCCTCAAAGGACGAAATAGAGCGGCAGATATCAGATCTGGAAGCTCAGCTCCAACAACTTAATTGTGACGAGAATAATTGCAGAAAAGCAGAAGAGGATGAGGTGAATTCAAATGGTTCGAGTTCGTGTTTAATTTTGCCGTCGGAGAACGGTAGTTTTGACTCTGGACATGGATTGGCTTCGGATATGATTTACAGATACAGCCGACAACTCTTGCTCCCTGCATTTGGAGTCCAAG GGCAGGCAAATCTCTTGAAATCATCAGTGTTAGTTATTGGAGCTGGAGGACTTGGTTCACCTGCGCTGTTATATCTTGCGGCTTGTGGTTTTG GTCGTATAGGTATTGTTGACCATGATGTGGTTGAACTTAACAATCTCCATAGGCAG ATTATTCATACTGAAGCTTATATTGGAAGGCCGAAGGTGGAGTCTGCTGCTGCTGCTTGTCGTGC GATTAATTCAACTGTTGAAATTGTGGAGCACAAAGAAGCATTTCGTGCGACAAATGCATTAGGGATTGTGAGAAA ATATGACATAGTCGTAGATGCAACAGATAATGTTCCAAGCCGTTACCTGATCAATGATTGCTGTGTTGTTTTGGGAAAG CCTCTTGTATCTGGAGCTGCACTTGGACTTGAAGGGCAG CTAACGGTATACAACTATAATGGTGGGCCATGTTACAGATGCTTATTTCCAACTCCACCACCTACAGCAGCATGTCAAAGATGTGCTGATAGTGGAGTTCTAGGTGTAG TGCCTGGTATTATTGGGTGTCTTCAAGCCTTGGAGGCTATAAAGATTGGAAGTGCTGTTGGTGATCCATTCTCGGGACGGATGCTTCTGTTTGATGCAATTTCAGGCCGGATTCGTATA GTGAAGATTAGAGGAAGGTCATTGCAATGTGAAGCTTGTGGTGAAAATGCACCTCTGTCTGAAAAGCAGTTTCAAGAGTTTGACTATGAACGCTTTACTCAGACTCCCTTCTCAACG GCTCCTCTGAAGTTGAGCCTGCTTCCAGTGGATGCCAGAATTAGCAGCAAGGAGTACCATGAGAGAGTTGTTAAAGGAGAACCACATGTGCTGGTAGATGTAAGACCTGCTCATCACTATAAGATTGTTTCACTTCCCAACTCCATCAACATACCCTTCCTGAGTCTGGAAGCAAGATTGCATGAAATATCTTCAGCGTTGATGAAAAAAGATGAGAGCAAGAATAGCGCTGATTTGAATGCATCCCTGTATGTTGTTTGTAGAAGAGGTAATGAGTCACAACGAGCTGTTCAATACCTCCACAAAATGGGATTTTCATCTGCCAAGGACATAATAGGTGGCATTCAATCATGGGCCCATGATGTGGATCCAAAATTTCCTACTTACTGA
- the LOC113781544 gene encoding chitinase-like protein 2: MLNFKMFLPVICLILILSPAISYADESAVPSKVVKVVKGKKYCTKGWECSTPSVYCCNLTISDYFQTYQFENLFSKRNSPVAHAVGFWDYESFIHAAALFQPLGFGTTGNKTAQMLELSAFLGHVGAKTSCGYGVATGGPLAWGLCYNKEMSPSSIYCDDYFKLTYPCAPGVSYHGRGALPLYWNYNYGPVGEGLKQDLLNHPEYLEQNATLAFQAAIYQWMKPQKKGLPSAHDAFVGNWKPNKNDTEAKRVPGFGTTMNLLYGDSVCGQGDIDSMNIIISHYLNYLDLLGIGREEAGPNEVLSCAEQKVFNPSYTPSTSS, encoded by the exons atgttgaatttcaagatGTTTTTGCCGGTTATTTGTCTAATTTTGATTCTTTCACCGGCGATTTCCTACGCCGACGAGTCGGCGGTGCCGTCGAAAGTGGTGAAGGTTGTGAAGGGGAAGAAGTACTGTACAAAGGGGTGGGAATGTTCGACCCCATCTGTTTACTGTTGTAATCTGACGATCTCGGACTATTTTCAGACTTACCAGTTTGAGAATCTGTTCTCCAAGAGGAATTCGCCGGTGGCTCATGCCGTTGGGTTTTGGGATTACGAATCTTTCATTCACGCAGCTGCTCTTTTCCAGCCTTTGGGATTTGGTACCACTGGAAACAAGACTGCCCAGATGTTGGAGCTTTCCGCATTTCTTGGTCATGTCGGTGCCAAAACTTCTT GTGGTTATGGGGTAGCCACAGGGGGGCCCTTGGCTTGGGGTCTATGCTACAACAAGGAAATGAGTCCTAGCTCAATATACTGTGATGATTACTTCAAGTTAACCTATCCATGTGCTCCTGGAGTTAGTTACCATGGTCGTGGTGCACTACCTCTTTATTG GAACTACAACTACGGGCCTGTTGGTGAAGGCCTCAAGCAAGATCTTTTGAACCATCCTGAATACCTTGAACAAAACGCGACTCTGGCTTTCCAGGCTGCAATATATCAATGGATGAAACCCCAGAAAAAGGGACTACCTTCTGCTCATGATGCATTTGTTGGCAACTGGAAGCCCAACAAAAATGATACTGAAGCAAAACGAGTTCCTGGTTTTGGGACAACCATGAACCTCCTCTATGGAGATTCTGTTTGTGGTCAAGGTGATATTGACAGTATGAATATCATTATCTCCCATTATCTAAACTACCTTGACCTTTTGGGAATTGGGCGAGAAGAGGCAGGGCCTAATGAAGTACTCAGCTGTGCTGAACAGAAAGTGTTCAATCCTTCCTATACCCCCTCAACTTCTTCTTGA